Genomic DNA from Haloplanus aerogenes:
AACGCCTCGACGATTCGCTCGCCGGGCGCCACGTCGGTGGCGACGCCGTCGAGAAACGCTTCCCGAACTCGGCGTTCGAGGTCCACTTCGCGGTCGATCGTCGACTCCACCGCCACGTCGGCGTTGTCGGGTTCGACGGCGGCGACGGCCTCGCTCGCTACTCGACGGAACTCCCGGAGCGCCGCGGTCGGATCGGGCAGGTTGACGAGGAGCGCCTGACACGTCACGAGGTCGGCGGCGTCGTCGCGGACGGGGAGTCGCAGGGCGTCGCCGGCGACGACCGGCAGGTCCGTCTCCTCGCGGGCCACCCGCAGGAGCGACGGATCGGCGTCGACGCCGATCACCTCGCAGCCGTCCCCGGCTTCCGACGCGAGAACCCGCGTCAACTCGCCGGTTCCACACCCCACGTCGAGGACGCGGTCACGGCTCGGCAGGTCGAGGGGGGCGAGCGCCTCGCGCGACGACCACAGCCCGTCGCGCGTCCGGCGGAGGTAGTCGGCCGAGAATCTGCGCACGGACGCCGTACTGTGTCCGGGGGCAAAAGTCGTACTGTCGGCAGTCTCAGTCGTCCCCGTCCCCGTCCCCGGCCCTGCGGCGAGCGGCGAGGGCGGCCGCCAGCACCGACACCGCGGCCGTCGCCGCGCCGAACCCGGGCACCTCGACGGTCGTATTGTCGTCGACCCGGACTGAGTAGCCGGACGACGAGGTGGTCGGGGGCGGTGACGGCGTCCCCGTCGGGGTGGGCGCCGGCGTGTCCGTTTCCGTTCCGGTCGCTGTCGGCGTCGCCGTCGACTCCTGTCCCGGAACCAGCGTCGCCACCACGCCCGCGTGATCGGACGGCCAGAGTCGGTCGCCGTCGACGCTGATCCGGTTGGCCGGGTCGGCGCCGACCCGCGTCACGTCCGTCGCGCCGATGGCACCCTGGACGAGGATGTGGTCGATCCGTGCGCTGAGCGACACCTCGTCGTTCCGGAGGCCCGCGGCGTGACAGCAGGTGTGGCCGACGCCGTCGGCGGCGTCGCGGAACGTCTCCAGCAGTCGGTCGTAGGCGCCGAGTGACCCGCCCGGGCCACTGTTGAGGTCGCCGACGAGGGCGATCGGATCGCGGCGCTCGGCCAGCAAGCCCTCCAGTTCCACTGCCTGTTGCAGGCGCGTCTCGGTCGACGCCGATTCGAGATGTGTATTACAGAACGTCAGTCGTGTGTCGCCGACCGTCGCGTCGGCAATCTGGTAGCCACGCTCGACCGAAATCGCGCGGCCGTCCTCCGACAGCGAGACGGCGGCGTCGAACCGCCCCGCCGTCACCTCGCCGATCGTCACGTCCTCGTGGGCGAGAAGCAGGTCGCGATCGGTTAGCCGCACCGCCTTGCGCTCGCCGTCGACCGTCGCGGGCAGTTGGAAGTCGGTCGTCTCCACGGCGTCGACGACGCGGTACGGGAGGTCGCGGTCGTCGAGCGCCGTCAGCAGCGTCTCCCGGAAGTCGTGTCGCACCTCCGTCGCCGTCGGCGTCGTTCCGCTCGTCGGCTCGCCGGTCCGGATCAGTGCGGCTTCCTGCAGGCCGACCAGATCGGGCTCCGTTCGGCCGATTTCGGCCGCGATGGCGTCGAGACGCGCCGGGACGTGACTCCGATCGACCGATCGGAGCAGGTCGCTCACCGCCGTCTGGACCGCCTCGCTCCCCTCCGTCGCCGCCACGAGGAGGCGAAAGAGGTTGGCGCCGAGATAGCAGTTGCGGGTGGCGACCGTCACCGGTGTCGTCGACTCTTGGGCGCGAGCGTCGCCGACGAGCGGCGTCCCGAGGCCGACGACGCCGGCGCCGATCCCCGCGCCGCCGGCGAGTACGTCGCGTCTGGTGATGCCGTCGCTCATTCGTCGTGGGTTACGGCGGGTCGCGGGAAAAGCGTCGTGACTCCGTTACTCCGCCAGTTCGCGCACGCGGTCGATGTTCCACGCGAAGCCCTTGCCGTCCTCGTTCGGCGTCTCCAGCACGAACGGCGTCTCGCGCAGGGCGGGGTGGGTGACGATCCGGCGCATGCCGTCGACGCCGATCTTCCCCTCGCCGATGTGGGCGTGTTCGTCCTTGTTCGTCCCGCAGGCGTGCTTGGAGTCGTTGAGGTGGATGCAGTGGAGGTCGTCGAGACCGATCACGTCGTCGAATTCGTCGACCGTCTCGTCGACGCCGGCGGGCGTCGAGAGGTCGTAGCCCGCGGCGAACGCGTGGGCGGTGTCGAGACAGACGCCGAGGTCGTGATCGCTCTCGTCGAGGACCGTCGCGAGGTGTTCGAAGTCGCCGCCAAGTTTCGTGCCGCTCCCCGCGTCGCTCTCGACGAGGACGGTCACGCCGTCGGGCACGTCGAGTTCGTCAAGGGCGCTCACGGCGTTGTCGAGGCCGCCGTCGACGCCTGCTCCCGTGTGGGCGCCGAGGTGGACGTTCACGTACGCGATGCCGAGTGTGTCCGCGGCGTCGACCTCGCGTTGCATGCTCTCGATGGACTTCGCGCGCAGGTCGTCTTTGGGCGTACAGAGGTTGACGAGATAGGAGGAGTGGATGACCCACGGACCGTCGAGGTGTTCGGCGGTTCCCTCCCGGAAGGCTGCGGCCTCGTCGTCACCGACGTTCGGGTCCTGCCACACCTGGGGAGAGTGGGTGAAGATCTGTCCGCAGTTGCCGCCGACCTCGCGCTGGTTGTCCACGGCGTTGTCGACGCCGCCGGCGACGGATACGTGTGCTCCAACTCGCATACGAGTGGGTGGAATCGAGCGAGCAAAGGCGCTTCGAATCGCTCGAAGCCAACGGTTTTGGCGGTGTCTGTCGAACGCCCAGTATGGACGGGCCGATAGCGGTGGGCGAGACGGTGGCGGACGTGGGCGTCACGCTCGTCCGGCCGGACGGAACGGCCGAGGACGTGACGCTCGGCGAACTGGTCGCGGACTGTCCGGTGTTGCTCAGTTTCTACACGGCGGATTTCAGCCCCGACTGCATTGACGAGTGGTGCTCGTTCCGCGATTTCGACTGGTTCTCGAGCGGTGATCACGTGCAGGTCGTCGGCTGTAGCAAGTCGAGCGCCGGCCTCCACCGCCGCTTCATCGACTATCTCGATCTGAGCTTCCCGCTCTACACCGATCCCGACCTCGAACTGGCGGACGCCTTCGGCGTCACCTACCGCACGCTCGGCATCACGCGCCGCTCCCGGCGGTCGTGTTTCCTGCTCGATTCGGACCTGACCGTCCGGTATCGGTGGCTGGGCGACCACTGGCTCGACCCCACCCGAGACACGCCGCAGGTGGGCGAGATTCACGAGGCCATCGTCGAAGAACTCGACGTGTCCGACGCCGAGACGTTCGGCTTCTATAGTACCAATTGAAAGTCATCGCACAGCCGATCGCTCACCGTACTGCGATCGGCTGTGCAAACAGTTTCAATCGCTACTATCGCGCTCGCCCGGCCGTCGCTTCGTCCACGCGTCGTCCGCGTACTTGTCTTCCGCCCGCTCGCGCGCCCGGTCGAGTTCGTCGTCGGTCCACTCGCCCGCTTCGGCGTCCGCCCACTCACTCAGTGCCGCTTCGAGGGCGTCGACCGCCTCGGACCGTTCGATGTCCGCGTGGTCGTCGATACCCGTCACTCGTTCGCGGAACGTCGCGGCGTCGGCTGCGGGGTCGGTGAACACGGCGAGGTGACGCTCCGGGCGGACCGCGTAGGTGAGCGAGCCGTGCTGGACGACGGCGTCCGTCCGCCGGTGCTGGGCGTTGCCGCTCACCTTCCGCTCTCGCCCGTCCGCACCGGGCACGACCACGTCGTGTGCGGGGTGGAGTTCGCGCAGGTAACAGGCGGGCGCGTGGGCGGCCGGCCGCTCGGTCTCCGCGAATCGTGCCGGGACGCCCATCCGCTCGAAGGCGTCGAGGATCGGCCGGCAGAGCCGGTGATACGACTCCACGAGGTCGCTGGGGAGTTCCGCTTTCGGTGCGACGATGGTGTAGGAGATGTCGCCGAAGTTGTCGTGGTAGATGCCGCCGCCGCCGGTCGGGCGGCGCGTGACGCCGACGCCCTCGCGCTCGCAGTGGGCCCAGTCGACGGTGTCGGGGTCCTGGTGGTAGCCCAGCGAGAGCGTGCTGGGGTCCCACCGGTACACTCGCAGGGTTCGGGGGCCGCCGGCGGCGGCCGTCTCCGCTGCAATCTCGTCGAGCGCCATGTTCATCGGCCCCGACCACGCCTCCTCGCGGATCAGCCGCCACTCGCGGTCGGCCAGCGGGTCGCGTTCGTCCATACCCCTCACCGCGGGGCGGGGACGCAAAGGGGTTTCGTGGCGAACGACGCCGTCGGATCGTCTCCCCTCGTCTACATAGCTCAATGTACCCGGCCGTACGACGTGATAGGGGGACGTTGGACGGGGGAGCGATGGGTGGCGGCATGGACCGATACGAGGAGTTCAGACCCCCACGTACGGCTCATATAAAGCCCCTTTATTGGAACTGGAAGTCTGTCTGGTGATGGTCGATTCAAACCGGACGTTCGACGGCGCATCGCGGCGCAAATTCATGCTGGTCACGGGTACCGGCGCGGTCGCAGGTCTCGCCGGCTGTGGTGGCCAGTCCGGTGGCAGTAGCGGCGGCGAATCCGGCGGGAGTTCGGGCGGTTCGGAGTCCGACGGCACGCCGACCCAGACCGAGAGCAACGACAGTTCGTCGAGCGGGATGGACACGAGCGTCCTGACCGCCGACGGCTCCTCGACCGTGTTCCCGATCACGAACACGGGTGCGAGCTACTGGAACTCCAACCCCGAGGCGGGCGACGAGGACTACTGGCCGCAGTCGTGGGCCAGCGAGGAGTACGACACGGACATGCGCCTCGCGGACTTCTTCGCGCAGGACTACGGCTACGAATCGACGGGGCAGCGCTCGGTGCCGCCGTTCCGCGCGAGCGTCGCCCTCTCGCACTCGGGGACGGGTGTCGAGGGCGTCATGGAGGGTCGCGTCGACATCGGTGACTCCTCGGCCCCCGCACAGGCCGAACTCGCCGGCTCCGGCGTGAGCGACGCGACGCTCGATAAGTTCACCGACCACGTCGTCGGCGTCGACGGCCAGCCCATCGTCGTCAGTCGCGAAATCTACGACGCGGGCGTCACCCAGATCACCATCGAACAGCTCCGCCAGATCTACCGGCAGGAGATCACGAACTGGTCGGAGCTCGGCGGCCCGGACCGCGAAATCCTCGCGCTCGGCCGCGCCGAGGGTTCGGGGACCGACACCGCCTTCCGGAACAACGTCTTCGGCGACCCGAACGCGCCGATCAGCCCCGACCAGCGCTTCGGCCAGAACCAGCAGCTCCAGCAGGCCATCGGGCAGGTCGACAACGCCATCGCCTACATCGCGCTGGCGTTCGTCGAGCCGGACGGCGCGACGCCGCCCATCGGCCTCGAAATCGACGGCACGGTGTACGAGTACGGCAACAACCTCGGTGCGCAGGAGTACCCGCTCTCGCGTGACCTCCACGCGTACACGTGGGAGGGCACCTCCCGGAAGGAAGCCTGCTTCATCAACTTCCTCCTGAGTGACTTCGGACAGGAGACGTTCGTCGCGTCGAACAACTACTTCAAGCTCCCGAAGGATCGGCTCCGGACCGAGCGCGAGAAGGTCGCTCCGTCGAACTTCTCGTAAGGCGTCCGTCGAGCGGCCGACCTATCGACCGTACCCCAATTTTCGCATGTTACAATCGATACAAACACGCGCGACGCACGAACTCTCAGCGGCCGCCACGTTCGCCCGCAACTACCGCGTGCGGACGGAAGACGGGGCGCTTCTGATGCACCTCCTCGGTGGCCTGTCGACGGCCGTGGCATTCGTCCTGTTCCTGCAGGGCTCCCAGTGGACTATCGTCCCCATCCTCGCTCTCCTCGCGACGGCCGTCATCGGCTGGCGGCGGTATCAGGCGGAACTCGTGAAGGGGCTGACCTTCCTCACCACCGTGGCGACGGTCTCGATCCTGTCGCTCATCATCGTCTTCCTCCTGCTCCGGTCGGCTCCCATCGTCGCGGAGATGGGGCTGTCCCTGCTGACCCGGACCGGCCAGCCGCTGTGGGGCCAGAACGACGTCTACGCGCTGACGCCGATGATGATCGGCACCGCGCTCACGACGGTCATCGCGACGATCATCGCGGCGCCGCTGGGTATCGCCGGCGCCGTCTTCGTCAGCGAAATCGCTCCCCGACGGCTCCGCGAGGTCGTCAAACCGGGTATCGAACTGATGGCCGGCATCCCGTCGATCACCTACGGCTTCATCGGCCTCACCATCTTCAACCAGTACCTCTACACCGAGTTCCGAACGCCGACGATTGGCAACTACTTCGCGGCGGGTATCATGATCGGCATCATGGCGCTCCCGACGGTGGTGAGCGTCGCGGAGGACGCTCTCTCGACGGTGCCGGAGTCGATGCAAAGTGGGTCGCTGGCGATGGGGTCGACGAACTGGCAGACGACCAAGAGCGTCACCATCCCGGCGGCGCTGTCTGGCGTCTCCGCCGGCGTCCTCCTCGGCGTCGGGCGCGCCATGGGTGAGACGATGGCCGCGACGGTCATGCTCTCTCATACCAAGGGGTTTCCGACGCCCGTCTTCGACGTGTTCACCAACTACGGCGAGACGCTGACGACGGTCATCGCCTTCGAGGGCGGCAACGCGAGCGGCCTCCACATGAGCGCGCTGTTCGCCGCCGGCGTCGTTCTCTTTTTCATGGTGATGGTCCTCAGCGTCACCTCCCAGTGGATCGAGTGGCGGATGCACACGAAACTCGGCGGTGAGAACGCGTGAGTAACGTCGAACGCACCGGTCTCGTGACCGGCGAGTCGTCGCTCGGCGATCTGGTGGCCAACGTCGTCATCGCCGTCTCGCTCCTCGGCTTCCTAGCCTCGTGGGGCACCATCTTCCAGTGGCTCGACGAGACGGGGACGTACGTCGGATTTCAGCTGTTTCACCTGCTCGGGGGGTCGCTGTTCGTCCTCGCGGCCGGCCTCGCGTTCGCCGGACTCGGCTCGTATTTCGACTACGTCGATTCGACGCCGTCCGACAGCGCGGGTTTGACCGTCGGCGCTATCTTCGGCCTGCTCTGGGCAATCGTCGGCGGTCTCGCCGCCGCCCAGTGGGGTGGTAACGCACTCGTCGTGTGGGGGTCCGGGGCCGTCGCGTTCGGACTGCTCGGGTGCGTCGCCGCCATCTACCCACGCGAGGATCTCGGCTCGACGCTTCCAATCGCTCTCCTGCTCGGCTTGATCGGCTACGTCATCGTCTCCGGCCACATCAACGCGGGCTGGACGTGGACGCCGGGCTGGACCGGCGCCGAGTTCCCCGGCTCGGAACTCGTCCCCGTCCTCGTCATCCACGGCGCGCTGTTGGGTCTCTGGAGCGCCGCCAAGGCCAGACGGGGGTACGGCGCCCAGGGGCGGCAACACGGCGCCTACTGGCTCGTCGGGCTGACGGTCTTCTCGATGCTCGGCGTTCTCGCCCTGCTGATCATGTTCATCATCGTCCAGGGTCTCGACGTGATGCTGACGGGGGCGAGCCTCACTGGCGGACAGGTGCGCCTGTTCGGCGTGACACTCCCCTGGATCGAGGTGCCGTTCGTGACGAACGTCCCCGGTGGCCTGTTCGTCGACATTCCGGGTGTCATGCCCGCTATCGTCGGCACGCTGTGGCTCGTTCTCGGGGCCGTCACCTTCGCCGTGCCGCTCGGTGTCGGCGCCGCCATCTTCCTCACCGAGTACGCCGAGCAGGGCCGGTTCACCCAGCTCGTCGAGGTGGCGACCAACGGCCTGTGGAGCACGCCGAGCATCGTCTTCGGCCTGTTCGGACTGGCCTTCCTCGTGCCCCGCATCAGCGGGGGCAACTCCATCTTCGTCGGCCAGCTGGTGCTCGGCTTCATGCTCTTGCCCCTCGTCCTGATCACCTCCCGAGAGGCGATCAAGGCCGTCCCCGACGAGTACCGCGACGCCAGCGCGGCGCTGGGAGTCACGAAGTGGGAGACGATCCGCAGTGTCGTCGTTCCCGCAGCGATGCCCGGCGTCATCACGGGCGTCATCCTCGGCGTCGGCCGCATCGCCGGCGAGACGGCACCCCTCCTGCTGGTGTTCGGCGGCTCACCGTTCCCGAGCGCGGGGCCGCAGGTACTCCAGTCGTTCCGCTTCAGCACGACGCCGCCGTTCGTCACCAACGAGGCGCTCCTGTCGCCGGCGAGCGCCCTGCCCTATCAGCTCTACTCGTCGATCACCGCGGGCGTGTTCGACCACCCCGCCTTCTCCAGCACGGAGTACGGGTGGGGGACCGCGCTCGTCTTGCTCCTCCTCGTCATCGGTCTCTACGCCGTCGGCGTCGGGAGCCGGATCTACTTCCGGAGGAAACTACACCATGAGTAACGTCGAACTCGATCAGACCGAAGACGCACAGCCCGATCAGACGACCACCGGCGAGACCGACGAGCGAGTCCGCGAGGAGTGGCTCGACTACGACTTCGCCGGCGAGACGAAACTCTCCGCGACGGACCTCGACGTGTACTACGGCGACGATCACGCGCTCGACGGCATCTCGATCGACATTCCCGCCGAGAGCGTCACGGCCCTCATCGGCCCCTCGGGCTGTGGGAAATCGACGTTCCTGCGGTGTCTGAACCGGATGAACGACCGCATCAAGGCCGCGCGGGTCGAGGGCTCCGTCGAACTCGACGGCGAGGAAATCTACCAGGACGGCATCAATCTGGTCGAACTCCGCAAGCGGGTCGGGATGGTGTTTCAGGCGCCGAACCCGTTCCCGAAGTCGATTCGCGACAACATCTCCTACGGACCGCGAAAGCACGGCGACATCGACAAGGGGCTGCTCGCTCGGTTGCTCGGCCGCGACGACCGGGAGAAGGAGCGCGAACTCGTCGAACGGTCGCTGAAGAACGCGGCGCTGTGGGACGAGGTGAACGATCGCCTCGACGACAACGCGCTCGGCCTCTCGGGTGGCCAGCAACAGCGACTCTGCATCGCTCGCTGTCTGGCGACCGATCCCGAGGTCATCCTGATGGACGAACCGGCGTCCGCGCTCGACCCCATCGCCACGGCGAAAATCGAGGATCTCATCGGTGACCTCGCGGAGGACTACACGGTCGTCATCGTCACCCACAACATGCAACAGGCGGCGCGCATCTCCGACCAGACCGCCGTGTTCCTGACCGGCGGGCAACTGGTCGAGTACGGCGACACCGACCAGATCTTCGAGAATCCCCGGAGCCAGCGCGTCGAGGACTACATCACCGGCAAGTTCGGATAGCCGTGACCCGAGACGAGTACCAGCAGTCGCTTGCCGATCTTCGCGCGGACGTGCTCGCGATGGGTAATCTCGTCGGCAGCCGTCTCGACCGCGCCCTGATGGCGCTGTCGACGGTCGACGAGGCCGCCGCCCGCGCGGTCGCCGGCGCCGACGACGAGGTCGACCGGCGGTATCTCGACCTCGAATCGCGGTGTATCCAGCTACTCGCCCGCCAACAACCCGTCGCCAGCGACCTCCGTTTCGTCGCCTCGTCGTTCAAGATCCTCACCGATCTCGAACGCGTCGGTGATCTGGCGGTCAACCTCGCGCAGTACACGCTGGCGGCGGACCGCAAGCGGTTCGAGGAAGTCGATCTCTCCGCAATCGGCGACCTCGCACGCGAGATGCTCGACGACGCGATGGTCGCCTACCGGACCGACGACGCCGCCCTGTGTCGGGACATCGCCGAGCGCGACGACGAACTCGACGTGCTGTGTCAGCGGGCAAGCGAGCGCGTGGTCCGGGAGTTGATCGAACACGAGGTCGACGAGGGCGACTCCTGGGCCGTCGAGGAGTTGCTGGACGACGTGTCCCGGCTCCTGCTCGTCGTTCGCGACCTCGAACGCGTCGGTGACCACGCCGTCAACATCGCCGCACGCACCCTGTACATGGTCGAAAGCGACCCGGCACTCGTCTAACATGGAAACCCGCAAACTCCAGAAGATCGGCGGTTCGACGTATTCGGTCTCCCTGCCCAAAGAATGGGCCACGGAGCATCATCTCGAAGCGGGGATGCCCATCCACCTCTACCCCCACACCGACGGCTCGCTGGTCGTCCGGAGCGCGGCGCAGGACGGCGGTCCGCTCTCGGCGGTGACGGTCGACCTGCCGACGGCAGACACCAACGCGGTCGAGCGCGCCCTCCGCGCGGCGTACGCCGTCGGCTACGACACCATCACCCTCCTCGCGCCCGAGACCACCGAGTTCACCGCCGACGAGCGGCGGGCCGTTCGCCGACTCGTCCAGACCATGGTGGGACTCTCGGTCACCGAGGAGACGACGGATCGGCTCGTCGTCGAGAACCTGCTCGACGCCTCGGAGGTGTCGATCCGGCAGTCGGTGATCCAGCTCCAGTTCACCGCGTGCTCGATGCACCGCACTGCTATCGAGCGCGTGGCGAATCGAGCCACCGAGCGGGAATCCGACCGGCTCGCCGGACGCGACGACGAGGTGGATCGACTGTTCGAGATGATCACCCGCCACTTCAACCGCTCGCTCGCCGATTTCGCGGAGATCGACGACCTCGACGTGCGTCGGTCGGAGCTGTTCGATTACTATCTTGTCGCGCGCCAGCTCGAACGGATCGCCGACCACGCCGTCCGCATCGGCGCGCTCGCCAGCCGGATCGATCCGACGGTCGACGACGACGTGTTCGCGGAGGTGGGCGCCCTCGCGGGGGCGACTTGTGAGGTGGCCGAGACGGCGACGACGGCCGTCCTCGAAACCTCCGCCGAGCGCGCCCACGAGGCGCTGGATCGACGCGACGCCGTCGGCGACGATCTCCGCGCGCTGGATCGGGCGCTCTTCGAGCGGTCGCCCCCCGGCGCCTACGCCCTCTCGCGCGTACTCGCCAGCCTCACCCGCACCGCCGACTGCGGCGCCAACGTGGCCCGCGTCGCCCTCCGCGCGAGCGTGCGTCCGGACGAGTAGTTATCGCCACGGCGGGTGTGGCGGTCGGATGGTCGAGAGATACGCGGCCAGATCCGCCGCGGTAATCACGCCGATTACGCTCTCCCCGTCGACCACCGGGAGGTGGTAGTGGCCGCTCTCGACCATCAGATCGGCCGCGACGGTGATGGGTTCGTTTCCCGTCGTCGTCACCACGTCGTGGCTCATGACCGTCGAGACGGGCGTCGACGCGCTCTCCTCGCCGTCGGCGACGACGCGCACGAAGTCGGTGGCGGTGAGGATACCCCGCAGGCTGCCCGCCTCGTCGACGACGACCACGGAGCCGATGTCGTGGTCGAGCAGTACCCGTCCCGCCTCCCGGAGTGTGGCGTCGCCGCCGACCGAGTGGACTGGCGCCGACATGAGACTCCCGACGAACACGTCTTCCATCCGGTGTGAGACGCGGTCACACAGTATAACGCTGTCGCGGAATTGCGGCGGGTACAAGTGTGCCTCCGCCGTCCGGAGGTGTATGACGACCCAGCCATCCGTCGTGATCGTCGGCGGCGGCGTCGCCGGCCTGTCGGCGGCCACGTTCGCCGCTCGTGCCGACTTCGAGACGCGCGTTCTGAACAGAGAGGGACGAAGTCCCTCTGGCAGCCGGACGCAGTCCGGCGACGCGGGTGACTCCATCCTCCGTCGCAACGCCCATCTGGAGAACTACCCCGGCTTCCCCGCCGGCGTCAACGCCCGCCTGTTGCTCGATATGATGGCCGAGGGCGCGGACCGGGCGGGCGCCGACCGCCGCGAGGCCGAGGTGACGCGGGTCGCCCGCGATGGCGACGAGTTCGCCGTCGAAACCGCCGCTGGCGAGGAGTACCGGGCCGACTACGTGATCGCCGCGACGAAGAACGCGGTCGACTACCTGCCCGCGGATGTCGAACTCGTCGACCGCGGGAAGTCGTTCGTGGTGACGGACGAACGCGGACGGACGGCCGTCGAGGGCCTGTACGCAGCCGGTCGCCTCGCCGGCAAACCGCATCAGGCCGTCGTGAGCGCCGGCCACGGGGCGGAGGTGGCGGTGACGATGCTAGAGGACGCCGACCACCCCTTCTACCACGACTGGGTGGCGCCCGACGGCTACTTCACCGACCGCGGCCGGGACCTGCCACCGGGGTGTGAGGAAATCGACGACACGGAACGGCGGGCGCGCGAAGACACGGCCCGGGAGACGATGCGCGAGCGGTTCGCGGCGCCACATCCCTCCGACCAGCCGACGCATCCGAGCCTCGACGACGCCTGACTATCCGTGACGGGCGAAGCGCCTTTGCCGCGGACGGACGACGTGCATCGTATGGCCGACGACGACATCGACGACGTGGATCGGGCGATCCTGCACGCCCTCCAGGAGGACGCGCGAAACATGTCGTCGGGCGACATCGCGGAGCGCACCGGCACGTCGGACAGCACGGTCCGCAAGCGCATCCGGCGGCTCGAATCCGCTGGCGTGATCAAGGGGTACAGCGCCGAAGTCGACTACCAGCAGTCGGGCTATCCGCTCCGGATGCTCCTCTTCTGTACGGCCTCGATCCCCGAACGAGGATCACTCATTCCGGAAATCCTCGATATCGACGGCGTCGTCTCCGTGCAGGAACTGGTCACGGGCGAGGAGAACCTGCTCGTCACCGTCGTCGGCGAGTCGGACAACGACATCACGCCCGTCGCCCAGGAACTGCTCGATATGGGCATCACCGTCTCCGACGAGGTACTCGTCCGGAGCCACGAGTCGAAACCCTTCGGGGAGTTCGCACCGGAGTGAGAGGGCACGCCGAATCACGAATCGTTCCCAAAACACGAGTTCTTCGAACGATTCAGTAATACACGACGCCAGCGCCCCGCCTCGGTTGCTCCCCCACCTGCCGTCTCCGGCCCGCAGCGCCGTCCGTACACCGTCCTCGGTCGTCAGGCAGAAACCATAACGTTCTATAATAATATTTTTACAGAACATTTTGATCAAATAGAAGAATTTAATAACCAATCTGTTCGTAGAATGGGGTAGAGATGACCGATACCGCTCGCTGGTAGGCGCATCCGGTCGACAACACGAACGATGACAGGCTCGGATCAGCAGACGACGGTCGGATCGCTCCCGGAGA
This window encodes:
- a CDS encoding methyltransferase domain-containing protein — protein: MRRFSADYLRRTRDGLWSSREALAPLDLPSRDRVLDVGCGTGELTRVLASEAGDGCEVIGVDADPSLLRVAREETDLPVVAGDALRLPVRDDAADLVTCQALLVNLPDPTAALREFRRVASEAVAAVEPDNADVAVESTIDREVDLERRVREAFLDGVATDVAPGERIVEAFEAAGLVDVRTRRHYHRKVIEPPYDEGDLRDATRKATGAGLADHETELRRAVGTAYDDLRAAWREMGREVIDAMQDGTYRRAEVVPFDVVIGRVPAG
- a CDS encoding endonuclease/exonuclease/phosphatase family protein, encoding MSDGITRRDVLAGGAGIGAGVVGLGTPLVGDARAQESTTPVTVATRNCYLGANLFRLLVAATEGSEAVQTAVSDLLRSVDRSHVPARLDAIAAEIGRTEPDLVGLQEAALIRTGEPTSGTTPTATEVRHDFRETLLTALDDRDLPYRVVDAVETTDFQLPATVDGERKAVRLTDRDLLLAHEDVTIGEVTAGRFDAAVSLSEDGRAISVERGYQIADATVGDTRLTFCNTHLESASTETRLQQAVELEGLLAERRDPIALVGDLNSGPGGSLGAYDRLLETFRDAADGVGHTCCHAAGLRNDEVSLSARIDHILVQGAIGATDVTRVGADPANRISVDGDRLWPSDHAGVVATLVPGQESTATPTATGTETDTPAPTPTGTPSPPPTTSSSGYSVRVDDNTTVEVPGFGAATAAVSVLAAALAARRRAGDGDGDD
- a CDS encoding deoxyribonuclease IV; this translates as MRVGAHVSVAGGVDNAVDNQREVGGNCGQIFTHSPQVWQDPNVGDDEAAAFREGTAEHLDGPWVIHSSYLVNLCTPKDDLRAKSIESMQREVDAADTLGIAYVNVHLGAHTGAGVDGGLDNAVSALDELDVPDGVTVLVESDAGSGTKLGGDFEHLATVLDESDHDLGVCLDTAHAFAAGYDLSTPAGVDETVDEFDDVIGLDDLHCIHLNDSKHACGTNKDEHAHIGEGKIGVDGMRRIVTHPALRETPFVLETPNEDGKGFAWNIDRVRELAE
- a CDS encoding redoxin domain-containing protein codes for the protein MDGPIAVGETVADVGVTLVRPDGTAEDVTLGELVADCPVLLSFYTADFSPDCIDEWCSFRDFDWFSSGDHVQVVGCSKSSAGLHRRFIDYLDLSFPLYTDPDLELADAFGVTYRTLGITRRSRRSCFLLDSDLTVRYRWLGDHWLDPTRDTPQVGEIHEAIVEELDVSDAETFGFYSTN
- a CDS encoding lipoate--protein ligase family protein, whose product is MDERDPLADREWRLIREEAWSGPMNMALDEIAAETAAAGGPRTLRVYRWDPSTLSLGYHQDPDTVDWAHCEREGVGVTRRPTGGGGIYHDNFGDISYTIVAPKAELPSDLVESYHRLCRPILDAFERMGVPARFAETERPAAHAPACYLRELHPAHDVVVPGADGRERKVSGNAQHRRTDAVVQHGSLTYAVRPERHLAVFTDPAADAATFRERVTGIDDHADIERSEAVDALEAALSEWADAEAGEWTDDELDRARERAEDKYADDAWTKRRPGERDSSD
- a CDS encoding PstS family phosphate ABC transporter substrate-binding protein translates to MVDSNRTFDGASRRKFMLVTGTGAVAGLAGCGGQSGGSSGGESGGSSGGSESDGTPTQTESNDSSSSGMDTSVLTADGSSTVFPITNTGASYWNSNPEAGDEDYWPQSWASEEYDTDMRLADFFAQDYGYESTGQRSVPPFRASVALSHSGTGVEGVMEGRVDIGDSSAPAQAELAGSGVSDATLDKFTDHVVGVDGQPIVVSREIYDAGVTQITIEQLRQIYRQEITNWSELGGPDREILALGRAEGSGTDTAFRNNVFGDPNAPISPDQRFGQNQQLQQAIGQVDNAIAYIALAFVEPDGATPPIGLEIDGTVYEYGNNLGAQEYPLSRDLHAYTWEGTSRKEACFINFLLSDFGQETFVASNNYFKLPKDRLRTEREKVAPSNFS
- the pstC gene encoding phosphate ABC transporter permease subunit PstC translates to MLQSIQTRATHELSAAATFARNYRVRTEDGALLMHLLGGLSTAVAFVLFLQGSQWTIVPILALLATAVIGWRRYQAELVKGLTFLTTVATVSILSLIIVFLLLRSAPIVAEMGLSLLTRTGQPLWGQNDVYALTPMMIGTALTTVIATIIAAPLGIAGAVFVSEIAPRRLREVVKPGIELMAGIPSITYGFIGLTIFNQYLYTEFRTPTIGNYFAAGIMIGIMALPTVVSVAEDALSTVPESMQSGSLAMGSTNWQTTKSVTIPAALSGVSAGVLLGVGRAMGETMAATVMLSHTKGFPTPVFDVFTNYGETLTTVIAFEGGNASGLHMSALFAAGVVLFFMVMVLSVTSQWIEWRMHTKLGGENA